Within Flavobacterium pisciphilum, the genomic segment ATCAATTATCTACATACTGAAGTGGCAATCAATGATGCCTTGAAATATTTTCAATCAAAAAAGAAAAATTAAAAGAACCTCAACTATAGTATTGCTAACTTTGTAAATCTCTAACACTATAAGAAATAAAGTCTATCATGCTTAAACACTATTCGGTAGCAATATACCCTACAGAACCAATCATTGCTATAATTAAATCAATGAAAGAGCAACTGGCTAAGGAAGTAGGATGGTTTAATAGTAAAAATTCTGTTGCCCATAATACCATTTGTGAGTTCAAAGTTTCAGACAAAGAACTTGAAATTGTTAAATCTAAATTAAGCCGATTGTGTGATAGTTTTGAACCATTTGATATACAATTAGACCATTTTAATTCTTATACAAATGGTGCATTTGTAATAACTCCCAACGAAGTTTCTAAAAACAAATTAAAACCAATCATGAAACGGGTTCAACAATCGCTTCTTATCTCAAATATGAAAAAAAGCGACAATCCACATCTATCGATTGCCAGAAAATTAAGTCCTGAAAACATCGAAATTGCAAACCAGATTTTTACCACAGTCGATATCAATTTTGTATGTGATAACATTGT encodes:
- a CDS encoding 2'-5' RNA ligase family protein is translated as MLKHYSVAIYPTEPIIAIIKSMKEQLAKEVGWFNSKNSVAHNTICEFKVSDKELEIVKSKLSRLCDSFEPFDIQLDHFNSYTNGAFVITPNEVSKNKLKPIMKRVQQSLLISNMKKSDNPHLSIARKLSPENIEIANQIFTTVDINFVCDNIVLRQFDDTIKQFIVIDTFKFNSNTQPELIQGTLF